The Deinococcus aquaticus genomic interval ATCTTCTCGGCGACCACGTACAGCGGCAGCGGCCCCCCGGCGTCCAGCGCCTGCGGGTCCAGGCCCAGGGCGTGCGCCGCGCCCGCCTGCAGGCCCCGGAAGTACCCGGCCGGGTCGAACAGCCCGTCGGTATGGTCGAGCCGCACGCCCTGGATCAGGCCCTCGCGCAGCAGTTCGAACAGCGTGGCGTGCGCCCAGGCGAACACGCGCGGGTCCTCCATGCGCAGCGCCGCCAGGTCGTTGATGTCGAAGAACCGGCGGTAGTTGATCTCCTCGGCCGCGACCTTCCAGAACGCCAGCCGGTAGTTCTGCTCGCTGATCAGGGCGTCCAGCTGGTCGGGGTCGCCGTTCGCGGCCGTCACGGCCTGATCGAGCGCCGAGCGGACGGCGGCGGAAGCCTGCGCCAGTTCACTCAGGCGGCGGGTCATGACCTCGACCTCCTGCGCGCGGATCACGCGGTCCGTGTCGGTCAGGTCCCCGGTGGTGCTGCGCGGCAGGTTGTCCACGCTGCGGCGGATGCTGGCCAGTTCCGCGCGCACGGCGGTATCGGCGCTGCGGGGCAGGGCCGCCTCGACCCAGCTCAGCAGCCGCGAGAGGCTGCGCGGCGACAGCGGCAGCGTCCGCTCCCAGTACTGCAACGTGAAGTGCCCGCCCTCGCGGCGCAGTTGCAGTTCGCCGCGCTCCAGCACCCGGCCGTACTGGTCGCCCAGCACGGGCAGCAGCACCCGGCCGTCCAGCGCGCGCTTGAGCGGGTGCCACGAGATGTCGAAGAAGTGCGCGTAGCGGCTGGCCTGCCCGTGGCGCAGCACGTCCTCCCAGTAGGGGTTGTGGCCGCCCTGGATGCCCATGTGGTTCGGCACGAAATCCACGATCAGGCCCAGCCCGAGTTCCCGCGCGCGGGCCGACAGGCGGCGCAGACCGCCGGGACCGCCGAGCTCCGGGTTGATCTGCGTGTGGTCGGTCACGTCGTAGCCGTGCGTGCTGCCAGGGGTGCTGGTCCAGATGGGCGAGAGGTACACGTCGGTCACGCCCAGCCGCTTCAGGTACGGCAGGACCCGCCGCGCCGCCGCGAAATCGAAATCACGGTGCAGTTGCAGGCGGTACGTGGCCGCCGGAAGGTGCGGCATGGGCGCTGCCGGTTCGGCGGGCGTCATGCGTCCTCTCCGAACAGGATGGCCTCACCGGGTTGCAGGGGCCGCCCGGACAGACTGGCGGGGGCCGCGCTGCCCGTCAGGTCATCACCGGAGCGCAGCATGACCCGCGCCGGCAGCGTGAACGGCAGACCGGCAGGGGCGTCCAGCGGCGTTTCCCCCAGGTTCCACAGCAGCGCGCGGGTGCCCTGCGGGGTCGTCCACTGCACCCACAGCGTCCCGGCACGGCGGCCCGTGGCTCCGGCCTCGCCCGGCACGTCCAGCGACCCGGCGCGCACCGCCTGACGGGACCGCACGCTCAGGACCGGGTCCTCGCGGCGCAGGCGCAGCAGCGTGCGGTACAGCGCCAGCGTCCGCGCGTGCTCCCCGGCCGCCGGCTCGGACCAGTCGAGTTTCGCGCTCTGGAAGGTCGCCCCGGCCTGCGGGTCCGGCACGTTCTCCCCGCTGAAGCCCGAGAAGTAAGCGAACTCACGCCGCCGCCCCTCGGACACCAGATGCCCCAGTTCCCCATGATGGTCACTGAAGAACGGGAACGGCGTGCCCGCCGCCCACTCCTGCCCCTGGAACAGCAGCGGCGTCATGGGCAGCGTCAGCAGCAGCGTGCTGGCCCCCAGGTACTCTTCCAGCGTCACGCCCTGCGACTGGTGCAGGCGGTCGCCCAGCGCGCGGTTGCCCACCTGATCGTGGTTCTGGATGCAGTACACGAAACTCGGCGCTTCCAGCGCGTCGGCCGGCTCGCCCCGGTGGTGCTCCTCGCCCGGCACGTTCCAGAACTGCCCCTCGTACTTCCAGCCGCGGTTGATCACCTGCGCCAGTTCGGCCGCGCCTCCCTGGAAGCCGCCGTAGTAGCCTTCGTGCTCGCCGGTCAGCGAGACGCGCACCTCGTGGTGAAAGTCATCCACCCAGATGCCGTCCAGGCCGTACCCGGTCACCAGGGCCGGGTGGTTGCGGTGATCCTCGGCCAGCATGACGTGCAGTCCGCCCAGGGCGTGCACCGCGCTGGCCAGCTCGCACAGGATGTGCACGTCGCTGTCGTCCTGCATGGCGGCCGTGGCGTCCAGGCGCAGGCCGTCCATGCGGTAATCCTCCAGCCACATGCGGGCGTTGCCGGTCACGTACCGGCGCATGTGCTTCTCGGCGTAATCCAGTCCCTGTCCCCACGCGGTATGAAAGCGGTCTGTGAAGTACGACGGGCTGTAGCTGGGCAGGTAGTTCCCGTCCGGCCCGAAATGGTTGTACACCACGTCCACGAACACCGCCAGCCCCAGCCCGTGCGCGGCGTCCACGAAGGCCATCACGTCCTCCGGGCGGCCGTACGGCGCGAACGGCGCGTACAGCGCCACCCCGTCGTACCCCCAGCCGCGCGCGCCGGGAAAGGCGGCCAGCGGCATCAGTTGAACGGCCGTGACGCCCAGGTCCTTCAGGTACGGCAGGCGCTCCAGCGCGGCCCTGAAGGTGCCCTGCGGCGTGAAGGTCCCCACATGCAGTTCGTAGAACACGCACCCGTCCAGCGGCAGTCCCGCCCAGTCCGTGTGCTGCCACGCGAAGGCGCTCAGGTCCGCGACCTCGGCCTCGCCGTGCACGCCGTCCGGCAGGGACCGCGCGTACGGGTCCGGGACAGCCTGACCGTCCAGCACGAACTGGTAGCGCGCTCCGGCCCCGACCGGCAGCACCGCCTCGAAGTACTCACCGGGAAGCGCTTCCATCGGGTGAAGCTCGCCGTTCACCCGCACCTGCACCTGCGAGGCGAGCGTACTCCACACACGGAAGCGGGTCTGCTGCCGGCCGGGCAGCAGGTGCGCTCCCAGCCTCGACTGCAACCGATCTGCCTGCCCCGCCTGATGTTCCTGTACGTCGCTCATGATCTCACTCCTTGGCACGCCACCCAACAACGGTGACCATCAAGTCAGGCTAGACGCCCCACTACCCCCCACCATGAGAACCGCCTCAATGCAACATGAGCAGTTCCCCCTTCAATCGGAGCCCGTATGAAACAGAGGGAGCGGCGCAGCAGGGGTGATTCCCCGCGCGCCGCTCCCTCTGACTGTTCTGACGTTAGGCCGGGTGTCAGCCGTGCCTGTCAGCTCTGCGGGCCGCTGCTGCCGTTGCCCCGGCGGCCCCGGCGACGGCGGCGACGTTTCGCATCGTCCGCGCTGGTGGCCGTTCCGGCCGCCGTGTCGGGCACCTGGGCCGTCACGGACTCCCGCTGGGTGTTCTGCGCGCCGCGCCCACCCTGCGGACTCTGGCGGCCGTTCACGCGCTGCACCGCGCCACGGTCACTGCCGCCCCGCGTGAAGCTGCGCCCACCGCGGTCCGCGCCACGTTCGGCGGCCCGGTCACCCCGGCCGGCCGGGCGGCTCCCACGGCCTCCCTGACTGTCCTCGGGCGGCATGTTCTCCAGCGTCCAGTCCCCGAAGTACATGCGCTGCACCGTGATGTTCACGGGTCGCAGGTGCTCGTTGCGGGGGCGTTCCAGCGTGATCACGCGGCGGCTTCCCCGGCCCGCGCTCATGCTGACGCCGCCGAAGGTCCGGCCACGGCCCTCGCGTCCACCCTCACGGCCGTCACGGCCACCCTCGCGGGGACCACGGCCACCACGGGGCGCGCGTTCCTCCTGGGCGGGCGCGGCGGCCTGCTGCGAGGGGTCCTCCAGCGTGAACTTCTTGGGTTCGCTCACGGCAACGGTCTGCAGTTTCTCGCGTTTCTCCTGCTCGCGGTCTTCGCGGCGGCGGGCGCGCGGTTTAACGGGTGAATCCATGTCGGTCTCCTGATGAATGTCGCCCGGTCGGTAATCCGGGCTGGTCGGGTCGGCCAGCGTGAAATCCGTCTGGCGGGCCAGGGGGTTCACGGTACCAATGGTCACGTGCACCGGGTCGCCCAGGCGGTACGAGCGGCCCCGGCTGCGGCCACGCAGCATCTGCGCGTCCTCGATGAACGCGTAGTAATCGTCGTCCAGGTTACTGATGTGCAGTTTACCTTCCACACCGTTATCCAGCGCCACGAACAGCCCGCTGGCCACCACGCCCGACACGTTCCCGGTGAAGCTCTCGCCCAGGTGCTCCTGGGCCCACTTCGCCTGGTAGTACTTCGTCAGGTCGCGTTCGGCCTCGCTGGCCGTGCGTTCGCGGTCACTGGTGTGGTCGCCCATGGCCGGCAGGCGGCCCTGGAGTTTGGCGACCTCGCGGTTCCCGGCCTTCAGTTCACCGCTCAGCATGCCCTTGAGCACGCGGTGCACCAGCAGGTCCGGGTAGCGGCGGATGGGACTGGTGAAGTGCAGGTACTCCTCGAACGCCAGCCCGAAGTGCCCCAGGTTCTCCCCGGCGTACTTCGCCTGCTGCATGCTTCTCAGTAGCAGCGTGTTCACCACGCTCTCGCGCGGCGTGCCCCGTACCTGCTTGAGCACCGCCTGGTACGCCTGCGGCGTCGGCTCCCCACCGGGGAACGAGAAGCCCAGCCGCCCGATGGCGTTCGTCACGTCCTGGAAGCGTTGCAGGGTCGGTTCCTCGTGAATGCGGAACAGCGCCGGAATCTCGCGTTGCAGCAGTTCGTGCGCCACGACCTTGTTCGCCAGCAGCATCAGGTCCTCGATCATGCCGCGCGCCGTCTCCTCGCGGATCGGGATGAGTTCCATGCGGCCGTCGGCGCCCACGTCGACCTTCACCTCGCGCAGCTTGAAGTCCAGCGACCCCTCACGCAGACGCTTCTGGCGCAGCTTGGTCGTGATCTTCAGCAGCAGGTGCAGGTCCCCTTCCAGCTGACGGGCCTGCTCGGGCAGCGTGGCGGTCGCCTCGCTGTACGCCTGCACCTCGTCGTATGTCAGGCGGGCCTTGGAGTTGATCACGCTGGGCGCGATCTGCACCTTCAGGATCTCACCCTCAGCCGACAGTTCCACCATGGCCGTCATGGTCAGGCGGTCCTCGTACGGCACCAGGCTGCACACGCCGTTACTCAGGTGCTCGGGCAGCATGGGTAGCACGCGCCCCGGCAGGTACACGCTGGTCGCGCGGGCGTACGCCTCGTCGTCCAGCGGCGTGCCCTCGGTCACGTAGTGGCTGACATCCGCAATGTGAATGCCGACCACGAACGTCCCTTCCGGCGTGGGCTGAATATGAATCGCGTCGTCGAAATCCTTCGCGTCCCGGCCGTCAACCGTGAATATATTGAACTCCCGCAGGTCCAGGCGGCCTCTGAGGGCCTCCTCGGGAATCTGCTTGGGAATGGCGTTCGCCTGCTCCTCGACCTCGGGCGGGAACTCGCCGCGCAGACCGAACTTCACGATTACGGCCTCCGTCTCGGTCACGGGATCGTCCTCGGCGCCCAGCACCCGCGTGACCTGCCCGAAGACCTCGTCCTCGCCGGTATTCTCCGGCCAGAACAGTTCCGTGACCACGCGCGCGCCCGCCTCCAGCTCGTCCAGACCGTCGGGCAGCACCAGAATGCGGTGCCGTGCCCGGTGATCGTCCGGCTTGAGAATCGGGTGCCCGTGATGGAATTCCAGCGTCCCGACCAGCTGTTTGTATGCGCGCTGCACGATCCGCACGACGCTGGCGCGCGGATTCCCGTCGCCCTTCTGCCCACGGCGGGGCCCGCCGCTGCGGCCCGTGTCGCCGCGTCCCTCCATGCGCACCAGCACAATGTCACCGTTCCAGGCTTCCATGGTCTGCTCGGCCGGAATGTAGAAGTCGTCGCCGCCACTGTCCGGAATCACGAAGCCGAAGCCCGCCGCAGACGCCTGGAAACGCCCGCGCACCAGACTCATCGCCTCGGGCAGCCCGTACGTCTTCTTGCGCGTGCGGATGACCTGCCCCTGCTCGACCAGCGATTCCAGCAGGTCCGTCAGGTCCCGCCAGTTCCCCAGGCGGCGGATGGTCTGCCGCGTGAAGGTCCGCTCCAGGTCCTTGACGTGCACCGGGCGGCCCAGCTTGCGCAGCTGCGCGACCACGATGTCCCGCGCCGGGTTCGCTTCCAGCATGCCCGTCCCGTCGTCCGCCTCGTCCGAGGCAACCTCGCTGTCCGCCTCGTCTCTCCCGGCACCGTCGCTCCCGGCACCTTCAGCCAGTGAGAACTGATCATCCGGGGTTTCGTGAGGCGCGTCAGCCGGGCTGATCTCGCCGCTGGACTGGACCCCGGCAGCTGCCGGAGTCTCGGCCGGAGCGTCGGTCAGCTCCTGCGCGTCGCCCTGCACGCGCGGCTTGCGGCCACGCCGGGCCGGTTTCGCCGGAGCGTCCGCCTGCACGGCCCCGGCGGCCGGAACGGCCTGCTCGCCGATGGCCTCCACGCCCGACAGCACGTCCGGCAGCGTCTGATGCTCGGGCAGCGCCGCGCGGCGACCACGCCCGCCCCGTTTCTTCGGCACTTCCAGAATCACGGGATCAGTCGCGGAGTCCAGATCAGCGGCCTTCAGACCGGTAGGGGAGACGACCTGAGGCTCTGCGGGTGATTCGGCCCCGGGCAACGTTTCCGTGCGGGGCTTGCGGCCACGGCGGGCCGGGCGTACCGGCTCCTGCGCCGCGCCGATCTCAGCACCGGACTCAGTGGCGATCCGGGTGGCGACCACACTGGCCGGTGACTGCTTCGTCCCGGCGGGGCGCCCGCGACCACGGCGGGGCGCGGGGGCGTCCACGACGGGCTGGTCATCTGCTGATCCGGCGGCCACTTCCGGCACCGGCACCTGGGCGACAGGTGCGTCAGCAGCGGTCAGTTCGGCCGCAGGTGCCTCAGGGGCAGCCGCTTCGGGCATGACGGGAGCCACCGTTTCCGCGCGGGGTTTACGGCCACGGCGGGGCTTCACGGGCTGCCCGGCAGTCTCACTGGCAGTGTCAGCGGCAGGGCTGACCTCGCTCACCGTCGCGGAACGGTCAGCGGCACGGCGGCCACGTCCGGACTTCGCTTTCGCAGTGTCGGCGTTCACCTGCTGGGACGCCGGCACCTGCTGGGACGCCGGAGCTTCCACCGCACTGCTGTCCGTGCTGGTCAGGACTTCGGTGGGCTGCACGTCGGCTGCACCGTCAATGGTGAGGGCGCGTTTGCCACGCCCGCGTTTCGCCGGGGCCGCAGGAGCGGGGGCCGCGTCTGCCTGGGCCACCGCCTGCGCCGCAGGCTGGGCCGCAGTTCTGGTGCGGCGGGCCGTGCTGGCCGCCTTCTCAGGCTTGGCTGTCCGGGTCGTCTTTTTCTGTCTGGGTGAAGCCACGGCAGTCCCGGTCTGTACGGGATCGGCAGCCGGCGCGGCGACCTCGCTGCTGGTGATGGTCGTTGTGGGGGTGGCCTTACGGGCCGTTTTTCTGGGAGTTTCTGCCAATGCACTCGCCTCCGGGCGGGGTTGAGCGCCGCTGGAGCCGCGGCGACCTGCGCCCGCAGGCTTCCGGGCCGCTCTGGATGCGCCGGTCGCGGCGGGCGCGTCCGGCTGGCTGGTCGTGGGGATCGTGGCGTCCGCCTCGGGTTGGGTCGCGGTCACGTCCGGCCGCTGCTTCTGCTTGCGCTGCACTTTCTGGGTGGCCCCGGCGGCGGCACTCCGGGGAGACACCGCCGTTTCCGTCTTCTTCGTTTTCGGCATGGAACGTACCTGGTCACTCAGGACGCGCCCGTGGGGGTGAACTCGTTTGGGACGCGGTCAGTCTGCCTGCATCTGGCACGCGGAACACGCGCGCAACCCGCCCACGGGAACTGGTTTTCGCTTCCTCGGGTTGCGCCTTGAACCCACCGTCCGAACAGGCGATTGCCCTGATCGGGCGTGGTGGGGGCGCTGTCCTGAACCCGGCAGCACGGTCAGCATAACACGCGCCGCGCCGCTCTCACCTGACCGGGCCTTCACCCGCCGGGGTGCCTGCCGCGCCGGGCAGCACGTACCCGCTGAGCGGCGCGTGATCGCTCAGGCGCGCGTCGCGGGCCACCCGCACGTCCCGCACGTTCACACCCGCCGCCAGCAGGTAATCGATGCGCCACCCCACGTTGTTCGCGTAAGCGTTGGCGCGGTTACTCCACCAGGTGTACTCGGCCTGCTCGCCCAGGCAGGCGCGGTGCGTGTCGGTCAGGCCGCCCGCGAGGTGACGGGTCATCCACTCGCGCTCGTGCGGCAGGAACCCGCTGTTCTTCTGATTGCCGCGCCAGTTCTTCAGGTCCACCTCGCGGTGCGCGACGTTGTAATCCCCGCCGATCACCACCGGCTGCCCCCCGGCCAGCAGCGCGTCCGTCCACGCCTGAAAGTCACCCAGCACGCGGTCCTTGAACCCCTGACGCTCCGGGCCGCTGCTGCCGCTCGGCAGGTACACGCTCACGAACCGCACGCCCTCCACCAGCGCACTGACCACGCGGCCCTCGGCGTCCATCTCGGCGTGCTGCATCCCGATCCGCACGTCCTGCAGGCCCCGGCGCGACAGGACCGCCACGCCGCTGTACCCGGCCTTCCCAGCCGGGAACCACGCCCCCTCGTATCCCAGGTGCGCCAGCGCGTCCGGCATGGGGTCGGCGCGCACCTCCTGAAGCAGCAGCACGTCTGGGCCCTCGCGCTCCACCCAGTCTGCCAGTCCCTTGCGCAGCGCGCTGCGCAGTCCGTTCACGTTCAGGGTCGTGACCTTCAACCCGCCGCTCCGGTCCAGTTCCATGTCCGTCATCGCCCCATCTGTCATCGCGCTGGAGCATACCGCCCCGGCCGCGCGTGCCTGAAGAGACGCTCAGGACCGTTCGTGTCCCCGGTACGCGGCCGGTCTGTTACGCTACACGCACCATGGTCGAGATCAAGTTCCGCAACGAGGCAGACGGCAAGGAATTCGAAATGACCCACCCCAAGGCCGGCCGGGTCCTCACGGACATTCAGGTCTGGGCCGAGAAGAACGCCTTCGAGCACGTCGGATTCTGGCGCGACCCCGAGGACGAGCACAAGTTCTGGGTGCAACTCGGCGACGACCGCCTCAACTACTGGATTCACGACAGCACCTTCACCGAAGGCAAGCACGAAACTGTCGAGATGCAGATGGACTACGCCCGCGGAGCGCAGCGCCGCAGCGCCGCCGGGTACGGCAAGTTCGACAAGTAATACGGACTCCGATTGAATGGTTTGCAAAAACTATCCAATCCGAGCGGAGCGAGCAGGAGAGAAACGGGTTCCGCGCGTGGAGTTAACAACCCGGCGTCCTTCCGGTTTGTTAACGAAACAGACGGAATCCGTATAAACACTTTCTGCCGCCTGTTTCGCCGGCACCCCTGCGATCCCGTGGGCTGTCATTAGAAGGCCATGCAGATAGAAGGGCCGTGAGGCGCAGCCGACATGAACGGTCCGCGCCTCACGGCTGTTGTCAGTCGACCGGGACGGTGCCCAGCAGACGCGCCGCTTCCCGCAGCACCTCCGGCGGCTGAACCAGTGCGAAGCGCACGAAGCCCTCGCCACCCGCCCCGAACGCCGCGCCCGGACTGACCGCCACACCCGTGTGCCGCGCGGCTCGCACCGCGAACGCCACACTGTCCCGCAGGCCCGGCACGCGCGCCCAGGCGTACATGCTGGCCTGCGGCGTCGCGACCTCCCAGCCCAGTGCCCGCAGCGCCGGGATCAGCGCGTCGCGCCGCGCCTCGAACACCGCTGCGCCCGCCCGGCCCACTGCGTCCGGCAGTCCCAGCGCGTGCGCCGCCGCCCGCTGAATCCCCAGGTAAGGGTGGAAATCAATGGCGCCCTTCACGCGCGCCAGCGCCGCGATCGCCCCGGCGTCTCCCGCTGCGAACCCCACGCGGAACCCGCCCATGTGGTGCGTCTTGCTCAGCGAATGCAGCTCCACCACGCCGTCCAGCCCGGCCTCTAGCGCACTCGGCGCGCGGTACTCCCCGAAGGTCAGTTCCGCGTACGGGTGATCATGCACCAGCAGGGTGCCGCGCGCCCGGCACCACGCGGCCGCCTCCCGGAAGAACGCCACGTCTGCCACTGCCGACGTCGGGTTATTCGGGTAGTTCAGCAGCAGCACACGGGGCCGCACCCCCTGCGGCACGCTGCCAAGGTCCGGCAGGAAGCCCCGCTCGGGGCGCAGCGGCAGCGTCAGCACGTTCAGGCCCGCCACGGCCGCTGCGCCCAGGTACGGCGGGTAGCACGGGTCCGGCAGCAGCAGCGTCTCACCTGGGTCCGTCACGGCCAGCAGCAGGTGCGCCAGTCCCTCCTGCGCGCCGATCAGCGGCAGAACCTCGCGCCCGGTGTCCACCCGCACCCCGAAGCGTCGGCTCAGGTAGTCGGCGACCGCCTCCCGCAGCGGGGCGGTGTCGCTGAACAGCGGGTAGCGGTACGTCGCGGCGTCGCGCGTCGCCTCCCGCAGCACCTCCAGCACCGCGTCCGGCGGCGGCAGATCACTGCTCCCGATACTCAGGTCAGTCACGCTCAGCCCCGCCGCCCGCGCCTCAACCTTCGCCGCGTCCATCAACGCGAATACACTTCCCGGCACCGCCCCCGCCCGACCTGACAACCACATACCCCCAGGGTAGCCCAGCCGCCCCGGCAGGCCCAACCACAGCCGCAGGCCCAGTCGCCGCAGACTCACGCAGCAGGGTGGTGCTCAGCCCACCCCACGCACGGCGAGGGGCTCACCTCCGAAGAAGTGAGCCCCTGAACCGAAAATCGGGTGTTACTGGTCCACGCCGCCGTACACCGGAAGGCTGACGGTCGTCAGGGCCTTGCCACCGGCGTTCACGGTGATCTGCGCCATATCATTGACAGTCACGCCCGTATCAGCGCGTTCCACGCTCACGTACAGCAAAGCGTATCCGCCCTGGGTATCGACGCTGTCCAGCGTGATGGTCGTGCCGTTGCTCAGGCCAGCCGTGGTGATGCTCAGGTCGTCGGGCAGCGTGCCGCCCAGGTCAGCCAGGGGCACTTCGATGGCCATCCAGCTCGACTCGGTGTACAGCGCGCTGTACTGCAGGCCATTGCCGTCCGTGGCGTACGCGGGCGCAGCGAAGGCATTGCCGGCGGCGAAGGTCAGGGCGAGGGCAGCGGTTACGGTCATCAGGGTCTTTTTCATGGTGGGTCTCCTTGGGTGGCGGGTGCGCCTCGCGGCTGCCTCCCGTCTTGAAACAGAGAATGCGCCCACCCCGTGCAGGGACCATGCAGGCCATGTGCAGATTTATCGAAGGGCCACGCCGGGAGGGCCTGCATCCTGCTGGTCAATGTGAGAGGGGGGGCCACTACCGGAATGCAGACCACGCCCCCGCCCCGGCCTGCTTCAGCGCGTACCCTGAAGACATGGCAGATTCCGGCCTTCAGGTCCTCACCGCCATGATCACCCCGGCCGTTCTGATCAGCGGCGCGGGCACGCTGCTCATGAGCACCAGCAGTCGCCTGGGCCGCGTGACTGACCGTGTCCGGCAGCTCACGGCCCGCTTCAAGGTTCTGGTCACCGAGGACGGCCGCCAGGAAGGGCTGGCCCGCGAGGAGAAACGTCTGATCGTGCAGCAACTCCCGCGACTCGCGCGGCGCAGCCGCATCATCGTGCGGGCCATGACTTCGCTGTACCTCGCCGTGGCGATGCTGGTCCTGACCAGCATCCTGATCGGCAGCAGCGCCCTGCTGAACCAGGCGGCCGGACTGCTGCCCGTCATGATCGCCATTGCCGGGTCGGCCAGCCTCGCGTACGGCGCGCTCCTCCTGAGTTTCGAGACGCGCCTGAGCGCCAGCACCACCCGCGAGGAAATGAAATTCCTCGTTGCCCTCGGGGAACATTACGCCGGACTGTACGATGAACGCCTCATGAAAGAGGTCGGCGAGAAACTCGACGCGTAACCACCCGCCCGCGACCCGCTACGCTACTCGCATGTCCCTGACGTTCACGGCGACCCTGTTCCAGTGGCGCGGCCCGGCCCCGCATTACTTTTTGCGCTTGCCGGACGAACTGGTGCCGGACCTGCGGGACGCGGCGCGGCTGGTCACGTACGGCTGGGGCATGATTCCCTGCCACGCGCGGGTGGGGGAGACGACCTTCCGCACGGCCATCTTCCCGAAGGACGGCGGGTACCTGCTGCCGGTCAAGGTCGCCGTGCGCCGTGCCGAGGCGCTGGAGGAAGGGCAGGACGTGACCGTGACCGTCACCCCCGGCTGAAGCCCAGCGCATCACAGCCCCGCGCATCACAGAAAGACCCCCACCCGTTTCCAGGTGGGGGGTTTTTCTGTGAACTGTGGTCAGCTGTTGACCGTCAACTTTCGTTCATCAACTTCAGTTGGTGTACGTGACGTTGTCGTTCACGACGCCCGGGCGGGTGTCGTCGTAGCTGCGGTCCCCGGTGACGGAGTCGCTGCTGGTGTTGTTCTCGCCGTACTTCTCGAGCGTGCGGTCGTCGGCGACCTGCATGTCGCGCACGGTCTGAAGGCCGGTCCCAGCGGGAATCAGTTTCCCGAGGATGACGTTTTCCTTCAGGCCGATCAGGTCGTCGACCTGGCCCTTCATGCTGGCCTCGGTCAGGACGTGCGTGGTGTGTTGGAAGCTCGCGGCGGACAGCCAGCTCTTGGTGGTCAGGCTGCTCTTGGTGATGCCCAGCAGGACGGGCTTCCAGGAGCTGGGCGTCTGGCCTTCCTCGAGCAGGTCGTTGGCCTGATCGACTTCCCAGCGTTCCACGGTCTGCCCTTCGAGCAGTTCGGTGTCGCCGCCGTCGGTGATTTCCACCCAGCGGAGCATCTGGCGCACGATCACTTCGATGTGCTTGTCGTGGACCTTCACGCCCTGGCTGCGGTACACGCGCTGCACTTCTTCCACCAGATAGCGCTGGGCGGCGTCCGTG includes:
- the treZ gene encoding malto-oligosyltrehalose trehalohydrolase — its product is MSDVQEHQAGQADRLQSRLGAHLLPGRQQTRFRVWSTLASQVQVRVNGELHPMEALPGEYFEAVLPVGAGARYQFVLDGQAVPDPYARSLPDGVHGEAEVADLSAFAWQHTDWAGLPLDGCVFYELHVGTFTPQGTFRAALERLPYLKDLGVTAVQLMPLAAFPGARGWGYDGVALYAPFAPYGRPEDVMAFVDAAHGLGLAVFVDVVYNHFGPDGNYLPSYSPSYFTDRFHTAWGQGLDYAEKHMRRYVTGNARMWLEDYRMDGLRLDATAAMQDDSDVHILCELASAVHALGGLHVMLAEDHRNHPALVTGYGLDGIWVDDFHHEVRVSLTGEHEGYYGGFQGGAAELAQVINRGWKYEGQFWNVPGEEHHRGEPADALEAPSFVYCIQNHDQVGNRALGDRLHQSQGVTLEEYLGASTLLLTLPMTPLLFQGQEWAAGTPFPFFSDHHGELGHLVSEGRRREFAYFSGFSGENVPDPQAGATFQSAKLDWSEPAAGEHARTLALYRTLLRLRREDPVLSVRSRQAVRAGSLDVPGEAGATGRRAGTLWVQWTTPQGTRALLWNLGETPLDAPAGLPFTLPARVMLRSGDDLTGSAAPASLSGRPLQPGEAILFGEDA
- the rnr gene encoding ribonuclease R; this translates as MPEAAAPEAPAAELTAADAPVAQVPVPEVAAGSADDQPVVDAPAPRRGRGRPAGTKQSPASVVATRIATESGAEIGAAQEPVRPARRGRKPRTETLPGAESPAEPQVVSPTGLKAADLDSATDPVILEVPKKRGGRGRRAALPEHQTLPDVLSGVEAIGEQAVPAAGAVQADAPAKPARRGRKPRVQGDAQELTDAPAETPAAAGVQSSGEISPADAPHETPDDQFSLAEGAGSDGAGRDEADSEVASDEADDGTGMLEANPARDIVVAQLRKLGRPVHVKDLERTFTRQTIRRLGNWRDLTDLLESLVEQGQVIRTRKKTYGLPEAMSLVRGRFQASAAGFGFVIPDSGGDDFYIPAEQTMEAWNGDIVLVRMEGRGDTGRSGGPRRGQKGDGNPRASVVRIVQRAYKQLVGTLEFHHGHPILKPDDHRARHRILVLPDGLDELEAGARVVTELFWPENTGEDEVFGQVTRVLGAEDDPVTETEAVIVKFGLRGEFPPEVEEQANAIPKQIPEEALRGRLDLREFNIFTVDGRDAKDFDDAIHIQPTPEGTFVVGIHIADVSHYVTEGTPLDDEAYARATSVYLPGRVLPMLPEHLSNGVCSLVPYEDRLTMTAMVELSAEGEILKVQIAPSVINSKARLTYDEVQAYSEATATLPEQARQLEGDLHLLLKITTKLRQKRLREGSLDFKLREVKVDVGADGRMELIPIREETARGMIEDLMLLANKVVAHELLQREIPALFRIHEEPTLQRFQDVTNAIGRLGFSFPGGEPTPQAYQAVLKQVRGTPRESVVNTLLLRSMQQAKYAGENLGHFGLAFEEYLHFTSPIRRYPDLLVHRVLKGMLSGELKAGNREVAKLQGRLPAMGDHTSDRERTASEAERDLTKYYQAKWAQEHLGESFTGNVSGVVASGLFVALDNGVEGKLHISNLDDDYYAFIEDAQMLRGRSRGRSYRLGDPVHVTIGTVNPLARQTDFTLADPTSPDYRPGDIHQETDMDSPVKPRARRREDREQEKREKLQTVAVSEPKKFTLEDPSQQAAAPAQEERAPRGGRGPREGGRDGREGGREGRGRTFGGVSMSAGRGSRRVITLERPRNEHLRPVNITVQRMYFGDWTLENMPPEDSQGGRGSRPAGRGDRAAERGADRGGRSFTRGGSDRGAVQRVNGRQSPQGGRGAQNTQRESVTAQVPDTAAGTATSADDAKRRRRRRGRRGNGSSGPQS
- a CDS encoding exodeoxyribonuclease III, which translates into the protein MTDGAMTDMELDRSGGLKVTTLNVNGLRSALRKGLADWVEREGPDVLLLQEVRADPMPDALAHLGYEGAWFPAGKAGYSGVAVLSRRGLQDVRIGMQHAEMDAEGRVVSALVEGVRFVSVYLPSGSSGPERQGFKDRVLGDFQAWTDALLAGGQPVVIGGDYNVAHREVDLKNWRGNQKNSGFLPHEREWMTRHLAGGLTDTHRACLGEQAEYTWWSNRANAYANNVGWRIDYLLAAGVNVRDVRVARDARLSDHAPLSGYVLPGAAGTPAGEGPVR
- a CDS encoding aminotransferase class I/II-fold pyridoxal phosphate-dependent enzyme, with amino-acid sequence MWLSGRAGAVPGSVFALMDAAKVEARAAGLSVTDLSIGSSDLPPPDAVLEVLREATRDAATYRYPLFSDTAPLREAVADYLSRRFGVRVDTGREVLPLIGAQEGLAHLLLAVTDPGETLLLPDPCYPPYLGAAAVAGLNVLTLPLRPERGFLPDLGSVPQGVRPRVLLLNYPNNPTSAVADVAFFREAAAWCRARGTLLVHDHPYAELTFGEYRAPSALEAGLDGVVELHSLSKTHHMGGFRVGFAAGDAGAIAALARVKGAIDFHPYLGIQRAAAHALGLPDAVGRAGAAVFEARRDALIPALRALGWEVATPQASMYAWARVPGLRDSVAFAVRAARHTGVAVSPGAAFGAGGEGFVRFALVQPPEVLREAARLLGTVPVD
- a CDS encoding DUF2721 domain-containing protein; this translates as MADSGLQVLTAMITPAVLISGAGTLLMSTSSRLGRVTDRVRQLTARFKVLVTEDGRQEGLAREEKRLIVQQLPRLARRSRIIVRAMTSLYLAVAMLVLTSILIGSSALLNQAAGLLPVMIAIAGSASLAYGALLLSFETRLSASTTREEMKFLVALGEHYAGLYDERLMKEVGEKLDA
- a CDS encoding DUF1905 domain-containing protein, with amino-acid sequence MSLTFTATLFQWRGPAPHYFLRLPDELVPDLRDAARLVTYGWGMIPCHARVGETTFRTAIFPKDGGYLLPVKVAVRRAEALEEGQDVTVTVTPG